One Serinicoccus chungangensis genomic window carries:
- a CDS encoding VOC family protein: MPSTDPTHHDLSTDPELGDWRVILDRLHTRLLTGDFATGARLVGRIAEVADGLGHHPDVDLRYAHVTVSTVSHDVGRLTGRDRELAVAVSRLARAEGVEAAPHQVSAVEIALDVLDAPAVEPFWAAVLGYETDGEHQLRDAAGRLAPLWFQQMQEPRPGRGRFHLDVNVPHDIARQRVDDALAAGGRLVTDEFAPSWWVLADAEGNEVCVCTWQGREGSGEQPV, translated from the coding sequence ATGCCCTCCACCGACCCGACCCACCACGACCTCTCCACCGACCCCGAGCTCGGTGACTGGCGGGTCATCCTCGACCGTCTGCATACCCGGCTGCTCACCGGGGACTTCGCCACGGGCGCCCGGCTGGTCGGCCGGATCGCCGAGGTCGCCGACGGGCTGGGCCACCACCCCGACGTGGACCTGCGCTACGCCCACGTCACCGTCAGCACCGTCAGCCACGACGTCGGCCGGCTGACCGGCCGGGACCGCGAGCTCGCCGTCGCCGTCAGCCGGCTCGCGCGCGCGGAGGGGGTCGAGGCGGCGCCGCACCAGGTCAGCGCGGTCGAGATCGCGCTCGACGTCCTCGACGCGCCGGCCGTCGAGCCGTTCTGGGCGGCGGTGCTCGGCTACGAGACCGATGGCGAGCACCAGCTCCGGGACGCGGCCGGGCGGCTGGCGCCGCTGTGGTTCCAGCAGATGCAGGAGCCGCGACCGGGCAGAGGTCGCTTCCACCTCGACGTCAACGTGCCGCACGACATCGCCCGGCAGCGGGTCGACGACGCGCTGGCCGCCGGCGGACGCCTGGTCACCGACGAGTTCGCCCCCTCCTGGTGGGTGCTGGCCGACGCCGAGGGCAACGAGGTCTGCGTCTGCACGTGGCAGGGGCGCGAGGGCAGCGGAGAGCAGCCGGTATGA
- the coaE gene encoding dephospho-CoA kinase, translating to MTLRVGLSGGIGSGKSTVAALLASRGAVVVDADAVAREVVAPGTPGLQQIRKRFGARVVAADGSLDRPALGQVVFGDEQARRDLEAITHPLIARRSTQIMAEAPEGSVVVHDIPLLVELGRAPDYALAVVVDVPEAERLRRLVELRGMDEQAARSRIRAQADDAQRRAAADVLLDNSTSLDLLRERVADLWSTRLVPFRDHLRDGIPGESGGQVAPADVERLRARVEAAVGRPLERATVTPPDQDDGGAAEAGDRYALAAGVLDEPEVRRGLQQRGLVVVREDDPSGPTSDGVRPVTIASADPVAAARLHLLVG from the coding sequence ATGACGTTGCGCGTCGGGCTCTCCGGTGGCATCGGCTCGGGCAAGTCGACGGTGGCGGCGCTGCTCGCCTCGCGGGGGGCCGTCGTGGTGGACGCGGACGCGGTCGCCAGGGAGGTCGTCGCCCCCGGCACGCCGGGGCTGCAGCAGATCCGGAAGCGCTTCGGTGCCCGCGTGGTCGCTGCCGACGGCAGCCTGGACCGTCCCGCGCTGGGGCAGGTGGTGTTCGGCGACGAGCAGGCGCGCCGCGACCTGGAGGCGATCACGCACCCGCTCATCGCGCGCCGGTCCACCCAGATCATGGCGGAGGCCCCGGAGGGGTCGGTGGTGGTGCACGACATCCCCCTGCTGGTCGAGCTGGGCAGGGCGCCCGACTACGCCCTCGCGGTGGTCGTCGACGTGCCCGAGGCCGAGCGGTTGCGCCGCCTGGTGGAGCTGCGGGGGATGGACGAGCAGGCCGCGCGCTCGCGGATCCGGGCACAGGCGGACGACGCGCAGCGGCGGGCGGCCGCCGACGTGCTCCTGGACAACTCGACCTCGCTGGACCTCCTGCGCGAGCGGGTCGCCGACCTCTGGTCCACCCGGCTGGTGCCCTTCCGCGACCACCTGCGCGACGGCATACCGGGGGAGTCCGGCGGCCAGGTCGCACCGGCCGACGTCGAGCGGCTGCGGGCGAGGGTCGAGGCCGCCGTGGGCCGGCCGCTCGAGCGCGCTACGGTGACGCCGCCCGACCAGGACGACGGGGGAGCCGCCGAGGCGGGCGACAGGTATGCCCTGGCTGCCGGGGTCCTGGACGAGCCCGAGGTGCGCCGCGGGCTGCAGCAGCGGGGGCTCGTCGTGGTGCGCGAGGACGATCCTTCCGGGCCCACGTCGGACGGGGTCCGTCCGGTGACCATCGCCTCGGCGGACCCGGTCGCCGCGGCCCGCCTGCACCTGCTGGTCGGCTGA
- a CDS encoding prolyl oligopeptidase family serine peptidase, producing the protein MTSPVTPFHDLSHYVALPRVSGLALSSDGTRLVTSVSTPTSSGTGFVSALWELDPSGERAAYRITRSAKGETGAAFSADGDLYFTSARPDPDGDDDSEPASALWQVPARGGEARVVLRRPGGVSGVVCARDADRTLVVAGLLPGAADEAQHRTLHEGRRTAKVDAILHSSYPVRYWDHDLGPHVPQVFALEDGPDPSRETEEDPRLPGTTDRARERHLRLLTGGQHPPLHEPSPRVSPDGSFALVDLSVPTGRADLRATIARVDVADGEMRTLLDLEGSEAHAGPVSPDGTRAVVVVGEVTAPDRPPHPRLHVMDTGTGELTPLAHDWDRWAQPVAWTPDGASVLVLADSEGRRPVFRIDVADGRVSQVTHDDAAWSDLVLSPDGATAYGVRSSYLFPPEVVRLDVASGEVTPLPGPAERPQIPGRLEEVETTAADGSRVRAWLALPEDEPGASGHPLLLWIHGGPLGSWNAWTWRWNPWLMTAQGYAVLLPDPALSTGYGQEFVRRGWGAWGDAPYTDLMAVTDATVARPDIDGDRTAAMGGSFGGYMANWVAGHTDRFRAIVTHASLWALDGFGPTTDAAFYWQREMTPQMSADHSPHRFVEQIVTPMLVIHGDKDYRVPIGEGLRLWYELLSRSGLPQAEDGTTPHRFLYFPQENHWIMSPQHATVWYSVVSAFLAEHVLGEAPPAATATATQHLGLTPPPAPDAP; encoded by the coding sequence ATGACCTCACCGGTGACCCCCTTCCACGACCTGTCCCACTACGTGGCCCTCCCCCGGGTCTCCGGGCTGGCGCTGAGCTCGGACGGGACGCGCCTGGTGACCTCGGTGTCGACGCCCACCTCGTCGGGCACCGGCTTCGTGTCCGCGCTCTGGGAGCTGGACCCCTCCGGCGAGCGGGCGGCATACCGCATCACGCGCAGCGCGAAGGGCGAGACCGGTGCCGCCTTCAGCGCCGACGGCGACCTCTACTTCACCTCCGCCCGCCCCGACCCGGACGGCGACGACGACAGCGAGCCCGCCTCGGCACTGTGGCAGGTCCCCGCACGCGGCGGCGAGGCGCGCGTCGTCCTGCGACGGCCCGGCGGGGTGTCCGGCGTCGTCTGCGCCCGGGACGCCGACCGCACCCTCGTCGTCGCGGGCCTGCTGCCCGGCGCCGCGGACGAGGCCCAGCACCGGACCCTGCACGAGGGACGACGCACCGCCAAGGTCGACGCGATCCTGCACTCCTCCTACCCCGTCCGCTACTGGGACCACGACCTGGGGCCGCACGTGCCGCAGGTGTTCGCCCTCGAGGACGGCCCGGACCCCTCCCGGGAGACGGAGGAGGACCCCCGGCTGCCCGGGACCACCGACCGGGCGCGGGAGCGCCACCTGCGGCTGCTCACCGGCGGCCAGCACCCCCCGCTCCACGAGCCCAGCCCGAGGGTGTCCCCGGACGGCAGCTTCGCGCTCGTCGACCTCAGCGTCCCGACGGGACGGGCCGACCTGCGCGCCACCATCGCCCGGGTCGACGTCGCGGACGGCGAGATGCGCACGCTGCTGGACCTCGAGGGGTCCGAGGCGCACGCCGGGCCGGTCAGCCCGGACGGCACCCGGGCGGTCGTCGTCGTCGGCGAGGTCACCGCCCCGGACCGGCCGCCCCACCCGCGCCTGCACGTCATGGACACCGGCACCGGGGAGCTGACCCCGCTGGCCCACGACTGGGACCGCTGGGCCCAGCCGGTCGCCTGGACGCCGGACGGCGCCTCGGTGCTGGTGCTGGCCGACAGCGAGGGCCGGCGGCCGGTCTTCCGGATCGACGTCGCCGACGGGCGGGTCTCGCAGGTCACCCACGACGACGCCGCGTGGAGCGACCTCGTCCTGTCCCCGGACGGCGCCACCGCCTACGGCGTGCGCTCGTCCTACCTCTTCCCGCCCGAGGTCGTCCGGCTCGACGTCGCCTCCGGCGAGGTGACCCCGCTCCCGGGTCCGGCCGAGCGCCCCCAGATCCCCGGTCGGCTCGAGGAGGTCGAGACCACGGCGGCGGACGGGAGCCGGGTGCGGGCCTGGCTGGCCCTGCCCGAGGACGAGCCGGGGGCGTCCGGCCACCCGCTGCTCCTGTGGATCCACGGTGGGCCGCTCGGGTCCTGGAACGCCTGGACGTGGCGGTGGAACCCCTGGCTCATGACGGCCCAGGGGTACGCCGTGCTGCTCCCGGACCCGGCGCTGTCCACCGGATACGGCCAGGAGTTCGTGCGCCGCGGGTGGGGCGCCTGGGGCGACGCGCCCTACACCGACCTCATGGCCGTCACCGACGCGACGGTGGCGCGCCCCGACATCGACGGCGACCGGACCGCGGCGATGGGTGGCTCGTTCGGGGGCTACATGGCCAACTGGGTGGCCGGGCACACCGACCGGTTCCGGGCGATCGTCACGCACGCCTCGCTGTGGGCCCTGGACGGCTTCGGCCCGACGACGGACGCCGCGTTCTACTGGCAGCGCGAGATGACGCCCCAGATGAGCGCGGACCACAGCCCGCACCGGTTCGTCGAGCAGATCGTCACCCCGATGCTCGTCATCCACGGCGACAAGGACTACCGCGTGCCGATCGGCGAGGGCCTGCGGCTGTGGTACGAGCTGCTGTCGCGCTCGGGGCTGCCCCAGGCGGAGGACGGCACGACCCCGCACCGGTTCCTCTACTTCCCGCAGGAGAACCACTGGATCATGAGCCCGCAGCACGCCACGGTCTGGTACTCCGTCGTCAGCGCGTTCCTGGCCGAGCACGTGCTCGGCGAGGCACCGCCCGCCGCGACGGCCACCGCCACCCAGCACCTCGGCCTCACGCCCCCTCCGGCACCGGACGCGCCGTAG
- a CDS encoding PAC2 family protein produces the protein MTTHSPLFRLEADAARQPQPAPLLLVSLEGFLDAGQVRSTLADHLLDTLEHEVVATFDVDELVDYRSRRPLMTFDSDHYTDYDDPALVLYRLVDAAGEPFLLLHGIEPDYRWEAFVDAVRQLGLAFGVRRMVSAHGIPMAVPHTRPVGTTRFASDSSVLGDYTPLFGQVRIPSSADSLLHLRLAESGLLTMGVAVHVPHYLAETQFGDAVVAAADALMDLSGLVLPTADLVAMAGLTRGRIEDELASNDEAREVVEGLEQRYDHFIEGQRRKSLLAAEVANLPSAEEIGAQFEAFLRDPESVDDDGADEGEGPTPPTEDQEGGGRS, from the coding sequence GTGACGACGCACTCGCCACTGTTCCGGCTGGAGGCTGACGCCGCCCGCCAGCCCCAGCCAGCCCCGCTGCTGCTGGTGTCCCTGGAGGGCTTCCTCGACGCCGGGCAGGTGAGGTCCACGCTCGCCGACCACCTGCTCGACACCCTCGAGCACGAGGTGGTCGCGACCTTCGACGTCGACGAGCTGGTGGACTACCGCTCGCGGCGCCCGCTCATGACCTTCGACTCCGACCACTACACCGACTACGACGACCCCGCGCTGGTGCTCTACCGGCTCGTCGACGCCGCCGGGGAGCCCTTCCTGCTGCTGCACGGCATCGAGCCGGACTACCGCTGGGAGGCTTTCGTCGACGCCGTCCGCCAGCTGGGGCTGGCCTTCGGGGTCCGCCGCATGGTGAGCGCCCACGGGATCCCCATGGCCGTGCCGCACACCCGTCCGGTGGGCACCACGCGCTTCGCCAGCGACAGCTCGGTGCTGGGGGACTACACGCCTCTCTTCGGGCAGGTGCGCATCCCCTCCAGCGCCGACTCGCTGCTGCACCTGCGGCTCGCCGAGTCGGGGCTGCTGACCATGGGCGTGGCTGTGCACGTGCCGCACTACCTGGCCGAGACGCAGTTCGGGGACGCGGTCGTGGCGGCGGCGGACGCGCTCATGGATCTCAGCGGTCTCGTGCTCCCGACGGCCGACCTGGTCGCGATGGCGGGGCTGACCCGCGGTCGGATCGAGGACGAGCTGGCCAGCAACGACGAGGCCCGCGAGGTCGTCGAGGGTCTGGAGCAGCGCTACGACCACTTCATCGAGGGCCAGCGCCGCAAGAGCCTGCTGGCCGCCGAGGTCGCCAACCTGCCCAGCGCCGAGGAGATCGGCGCGCAGTTCGAGGCCTTCCTGCGCGACCCGGAGTCGGTGGACGACGACGGCGCCGACGAGGGGGAGGGTCCCACGCCGCCGACCGAGGATCAGGAGGGCGGCGGCAGGTCGTAG
- a CDS encoding EcsC family protein, with protein MAGPESDVAVKPDPELEEGGRLDALANAFIGKLLDFGVDGIGPLQSSSEVLARVRSKHGEDRDRVVDAIVSEHIRKGAVGGFVTGVGGIFTMPVAIPVNVLEFYTFATRMVAAIAEERGYDVSSRSTRAAVLLSLVGADADELMRKAGVTTAMGMTGSGRLANLATSRLPKAAAMMVNKAVGFRLLTAVGGRALGRFVRFVPVAGGVIGAGLDGYLMKRIADHARREFVDRESGAAAG; from the coding sequence GTGGCTGGACCCGAGTCCGACGTGGCCGTGAAGCCCGACCCCGAGCTGGAGGAGGGAGGGCGCCTGGACGCCCTGGCGAACGCCTTCATCGGCAAGCTGCTCGACTTCGGCGTCGACGGCATCGGTCCGCTGCAGTCCTCCAGCGAGGTCCTGGCCCGGGTGCGGAGCAAGCACGGCGAGGACCGTGACCGGGTGGTCGACGCCATCGTCTCCGAGCACATTCGCAAGGGGGCCGTCGGCGGTTTCGTCACCGGCGTGGGAGGCATCTTCACCATGCCGGTGGCCATCCCGGTCAACGTGCTCGAGTTCTACACCTTCGCCACCCGCATGGTCGCCGCCATCGCCGAGGAGCGCGGCTACGACGTGAGCAGCAGGTCCACCCGTGCCGCCGTCCTGCTGTCGCTCGTCGGCGCGGATGCCGACGAGCTCATGCGCAAGGCGGGGGTCACGACGGCCATGGGCATGACCGGGTCCGGCCGGCTGGCCAACCTGGCGACGTCCCGGCTGCCCAAGGCGGCGGCCATGATGGTCAACAAGGCCGTCGGGTTCCGGCTGCTGACGGCCGTCGGTGGTCGGGCCCTCGGCCGGTTCGTGCGCTTCGTGCCGGTGGCCGGGGGCGTCATCGGCGCCGGGCTGGACGGCTACCTCATGAAGCGCATCGCCGACCACGCTCGCCGTGAGTTCGTCGACCGGGAGTCCGGCGCCGCCGCCGGCTGA
- a CDS encoding DUF4192 domain-containing protein: MTNHEPGGRSPEPDLPAPETTSTSTRPPGPPLRLSGAGQLLAVLPHLLGYRPRRSIVVVVLALDQRGSLGEMVFTGRVDLPATPDLGAALRQLRFAVQQAADTSSGPTLLAVFGHDLPARPDGEVEGPAVDGLLAASRGLADETGCHVHDLLLVRDTDGGPQMCAVVADGEDLTEQERCWRPAPSAPDVPAVADLVLSGRGVLPSRAAVAASVRRRDEAATRATEVAFRLLHLAPDRLDERRAVRDLDAWVRGGRTLDARQRAQVAVVLHDRWVRDAVLARWLPELPWVEDATVPDALVEMTRPLRPWPTTDHHEGLGRLLTLVSQVPRDLGGPLLTLGAMVAWTRGDGAVANEVCDLALEVDPGCRLAGMLRQALEVGLRPPRQDAGRAHGSRPRGRPGRRARGRSGGLPAA; this comes from the coding sequence ATGACGAACCACGAGCCCGGGGGGCGCTCGCCGGAGCCGGACCTCCCCGCACCTGAGACCACCTCCACCTCGACGCGCCCCCCGGGCCCCCCGCTCCGGCTCAGCGGCGCCGGGCAGCTGCTGGCGGTGCTGCCGCACCTGCTCGGCTACCGGCCCCGGCGCAGCATCGTGGTCGTGGTGCTGGCCCTGGACCAGCGGGGCTCCCTGGGCGAGATGGTCTTCACCGGCCGGGTGGACCTGCCGGCGACACCGGACCTCGGGGCGGCCCTGCGGCAGCTGCGCTTCGCGGTGCAGCAGGCGGCGGACACCTCGTCCGGGCCCACCCTGCTGGCGGTGTTCGGGCACGACCTGCCCGCCCGCCCCGACGGCGAGGTCGAGGGGCCCGCCGTGGACGGGCTGCTGGCGGCGTCCCGGGGGCTGGCCGACGAGACCGGCTGCCACGTGCACGACCTCCTCCTCGTCCGCGACACGGACGGCGGACCGCAGATGTGCGCCGTGGTCGCCGACGGCGAGGACCTGACCGAGCAGGAGCGGTGCTGGCGGCCGGCGCCGTCCGCACCCGACGTGCCCGCCGTGGCCGACCTCGTCCTGAGCGGGCGGGGCGTGCTGCCGTCCCGGGCGGCCGTCGCCGCGTCGGTGCGCCGCCGTGACGAGGCGGCGACCCGGGCCACCGAGGTCGCGTTCCGCCTGCTCCACCTCGCCCCCGACCGGCTGGACGAGCGTCGTGCGGTCCGCGACCTGGACGCGTGGGTCCGCGGGGGCCGGACGCTGGACGCGCGGCAGCGGGCGCAGGTGGCCGTGGTGCTGCACGACCGGTGGGTGCGCGACGCCGTCCTGGCCCGGTGGCTGCCCGAGCTGCCCTGGGTGGAGGACGCCACGGTCCCCGACGCGCTGGTCGAGATGACCCGTCCCCTGCGACCCTGGCCCACGACCGACCACCACGAGGGTCTGGGGCGGCTGCTCACGCTGGTCTCTCAGGTGCCCCGCGACCTCGGGGGGCCGCTGCTCACCCTCGGCGCCATGGTCGCCTGGACGCGCGGCGACGGCGCCGTGGCCAACGAGGTGTGCGACCTCGCGCTCGAGGTCGACCCGGGCTGCCGGCTGGCCGGAATGCTCCGCCAGGCACTCGAGGTCGGGCTGCGCCCGCCGCGCCAGGACGCCGGTCGTGCCCACGGCTCGCGGCCCCGTGGGCGTCCGGGCCGACGCGCCCGGGGACGCTCGGGAGGGCTCCCGGCGGCCTGA
- a CDS encoding universal stress protein, which translates to MSIIVGYIPTREGRAALVAARTEALMRKVKLIVVNSHRGGRDFDAGEARRFEEELDAVAQELDGAGIEHEVRALARGNEPAEDLIEVAGDSDADLIVIGLRRRTPIGKLILGSNAQRILLEAQCPVLAVKAGEGD; encoded by the coding sequence ATGTCGATCATCGTTGGCTACATCCCGACCCGCGAGGGCCGGGCGGCGCTGGTCGCCGCCCGCACCGAGGCGCTGATGCGCAAGGTGAAGCTCATCGTCGTCAACTCCCACCGGGGAGGACGTGACTTCGACGCGGGGGAGGCGCGGCGCTTCGAGGAGGAGCTGGACGCGGTCGCTCAGGAGCTGGACGGTGCCGGGATCGAGCACGAGGTGCGCGCCCTGGCCCGGGGCAACGAGCCGGCCGAGGACCTCATCGAGGTGGCGGGCGACAGCGACGCCGACCTCATCGTCATCGGGCTGCGGCGGCGCACGCCCATCGGCAAGCTCATCCTGGGATCCAACGCGCAGCGCATCCTCCTGGAGGCGCAGTGCCCGGTGCTCGCCGTCAAGGCCGGCGAAGGCGACTGA
- a CDS encoding RNA polymerase sigma factor, protein MTARTTRTSTPELPPAFEHEALRALLMTGTEQGYVEAEQVKTALEAADVTSAATQKKVLRVFSDQAIEVRAEPAPTRKRASRATKPRTTSAKSTSAASPRSAAAKGATSTSTDSGTEEPTSSGVKGAKATAAKTTTARKTTSSAAKATATKTTAAKTATTRKAASAATGSADEPAAPAKGRGRKKKDVVDEIVEAPSPEDVEAEDVEEVEEAPETPEVAKTKTPATKGDEDSFTLSTADDDDAPAQQVVTAGATADPVKDYLKQIGKVALLNAEQEVELAKRIEAGLFAEEKLNSGEKIEAKLKRELWWISNDGKNAKNHLLEANLRLVVSLAKRYTGRGMLFLDLIQEGNLGLIRAVEKFDYTKGYKFSTYATWWIRQAITRAMADQARTIRIPVHMVEVINKLARVQRQMLQDLGREPTPEELAAELDMTPEKVVEVQKYGREPISLHTPLGEDGDSEFGDLIEDSEAVVPADAVSFTLLQEQLHSVLDTLSEREAGVVSMRFGLSDGQPKTLDEIGKVYGVTRERIRQIESKTMSKLRHPSRSQVLRDYLD, encoded by the coding sequence GTGACAGCCAGGACGACCCGCACGAGCACCCCGGAGCTCCCGCCCGCCTTCGAGCACGAGGCCCTCCGGGCGCTGCTCATGACCGGCACCGAGCAGGGCTACGTCGAGGCCGAGCAGGTGAAGACTGCCCTGGAGGCCGCGGACGTGACGTCCGCCGCGACGCAGAAGAAGGTGCTGCGGGTCTTCAGCGACCAGGCGATCGAGGTGCGCGCCGAGCCGGCCCCGACCCGCAAGCGGGCCAGCCGCGCCACCAAGCCCCGCACCACGTCGGCCAAGAGCACCTCCGCCGCGAGCCCGCGGTCGGCTGCCGCCAAGGGTGCCACCTCCACGAGCACGGACTCCGGGACCGAGGAGCCCACCTCCTCGGGCGTCAAGGGCGCGAAGGCCACCGCGGCCAAGACCACGACCGCCCGGAAGACGACCTCGTCTGCCGCCAAGGCCACGGCCACCAAGACCACGGCGGCCAAGACCGCGACGACGCGGAAGGCCGCGTCGGCGGCCACCGGCTCCGCAGACGAGCCGGCCGCGCCGGCCAAGGGTCGCGGCCGCAAGAAGAAGGACGTCGTCGACGAGATCGTCGAGGCACCCTCGCCGGAGGACGTCGAGGCCGAGGACGTCGAGGAGGTCGAGGAGGCGCCCGAGACCCCCGAGGTCGCCAAGACCAAGACCCCCGCGACCAAGGGCGACGAGGACAGCTTCACCCTCTCGACCGCCGACGACGACGACGCGCCTGCCCAGCAGGTGGTGACGGCAGGAGCGACCGCCGACCCGGTCAAGGACTACCTCAAGCAGATCGGCAAGGTGGCGCTGCTCAACGCCGAGCAGGAGGTCGAGCTCGCCAAGCGGATCGAGGCCGGTCTCTTCGCCGAGGAGAAGCTCAACTCCGGGGAGAAGATCGAGGCCAAGCTCAAGCGCGAGCTGTGGTGGATCTCCAACGACGGCAAGAACGCCAAGAACCACCTGCTCGAGGCCAACCTGCGCCTCGTGGTCTCGCTGGCCAAGCGCTACACGGGTCGCGGCATGCTCTTCCTGGACCTCATCCAGGAGGGCAACCTCGGTCTCATCCGCGCGGTCGAGAAGTTCGACTACACCAAGGGCTACAAGTTCTCGACCTACGCCACGTGGTGGATCCGGCAGGCCATCACCCGCGCCATGGCCGACCAGGCCCGCACCATCCGCATCCCGGTGCACATGGTCGAGGTCATCAACAAGCTGGCCCGCGTCCAGCGCCAGATGCTGCAGGACCTCGGTCGCGAGCCCACCCCGGAGGAGCTGGCCGCCGAGCTGGACATGACCCCGGAGAAGGTCGTCGAGGTCCAGAAGTACGGTCGCGAGCCGATCTCCCTGCACACGCCGCTGGGCGAGGACGGTGACAGCGAGTTCGGTGACCTCATCGAGGACTCCGAGGCGGTCGTGCCCGCCGACGCGGTCTCGTTCACCCTGCTGCAGGAGCAGCTGCACTCCGTCCTCGACACGCTCTCCGAGCGCGAGGCGGGCGTGGTGTCGATGCGCTTCGGGCTCTCCGACGGTCAGCCCAAGACGCTGGACGAGATCGGCAAGGTCTACGGCGTGACCCGCGAGCGGATCCGCCAGATCGAGTCCAAGACGATGTCCAAGCTGCGCCACCCCTCGCGCTCGCAGGTGCTGCGCGACTACCTGGACTGA
- the zwf gene encoding glucose-6-phosphate dehydrogenase, whose amino-acid sequence MTAPLTVVLFGATGDLARRKLIPGVLHLFLSGLVDDLRVVGTSLDDLSVDEFRDLAMEAVQEFSVRDCQNSALRDFAQHLDYVPGSEGPEALRAAVDRSEEQLEGEEPLRLHYLSVPPRAALKAVGTIASAGLVERSRIIMEKPFGTDYASAVELNGRLHEVFDEEQIFRIDHFLGKEPAQNILAFRFANGLFEPIWHRNHIDHIQIDVPETLGLAQRGDFYEQTGAYRDMVVTHLFQILAFTAMEPPTSLEPLAISREKNKVFRSMLPLEPSDVVRGQYVGYRDEPGVGDDSQTETFVALKCFVDNWRWAGVPFYLRTGKQLAEGARIISIAFREPPQSMFPPGSGVGDHGPDHLTFDLADRARMSLSFYGKRPGPGMKLDKLSMQFSMQDTDWAGSVLEAYERLIYDAARGDRTLFVSASGIERLWEISQPLLENPPVVRPYQKGSWGPNQIHQLITPFTWRLPFERQWRESGQR is encoded by the coding sequence ATGACCGCACCGCTGACCGTCGTCCTGTTCGGGGCCACCGGCGACCTCGCCCGTCGCAAGCTCATCCCCGGCGTGCTGCACCTCTTCCTGTCCGGCCTCGTCGACGACCTGCGGGTGGTGGGGACCTCGCTCGACGACCTGTCGGTGGACGAGTTCCGCGACCTGGCGATGGAGGCGGTCCAGGAGTTCAGCGTGCGGGACTGCCAGAACTCGGCGCTGAGGGACTTCGCCCAGCACCTGGACTACGTCCCGGGCTCGGAGGGGCCGGAGGCGCTGCGCGCGGCGGTCGACCGCTCCGAGGAGCAGCTCGAGGGCGAGGAGCCGCTGCGCCTGCACTACCTCTCGGTCCCGCCGAGGGCGGCGCTCAAGGCGGTGGGCACCATCGCCTCGGCCGGGCTGGTGGAACGCAGCCGCATCATCATGGAGAAGCCCTTCGGCACCGACTACGCCTCGGCCGTCGAGCTCAACGGGCGGCTGCACGAGGTCTTCGACGAGGAGCAGATCTTCCGGATCGACCACTTCCTCGGCAAGGAGCCGGCGCAGAACATCCTGGCCTTCCGCTTCGCCAACGGACTGTTCGAGCCGATCTGGCACCGCAACCACATCGACCACATCCAGATCGACGTGCCCGAGACGCTGGGGCTCGCCCAGCGCGGCGACTTCTACGAGCAGACCGGCGCCTACCGCGACATGGTCGTCACCCACCTCTTCCAGATCCTGGCCTTCACCGCGATGGAGCCGCCCACCTCCCTGGAGCCGCTGGCGATCAGCCGGGAGAAGAACAAGGTCTTCCGCTCGATGCTCCCGCTGGAGCCCAGCGACGTGGTGCGGGGGCAGTACGTCGGCTACCGGGACGAGCCCGGGGTCGGCGACGACAGCCAGACCGAGACCTTCGTGGCGCTCAAGTGCTTCGTCGACAACTGGCGCTGGGCGGGGGTGCCGTTCTACCTGCGCACCGGCAAGCAGCTGGCCGAGGGCGCCCGCATCATCTCCATCGCGTTCCGGGAGCCGCCGCAGTCAATGTTCCCCCCGGGGTCGGGCGTCGGCGACCACGGCCCGGACCACCTCACCTTCGACCTCGCCGACCGGGCCCGGATGTCGCTGAGCTTCTACGGCAAGCGGCCCGGACCGGGCATGAAGCTGGACAAGCTCTCGATGCAGTTCTCCATGCAGGACACCGACTGGGCGGGCAGCGTGCTGGAGGCCTACGAGCGGCTCATCTACGACGCGGCCCGCGGCGACCGCACGCTCTTCGTGTCCGCGTCGGGCATCGAACGGCTCTGGGAGATCAGCCAGCCGCTGCTCGAGAACCCGCCCGTGGTCCGGCCGTACCAGAAGGGGTCGTGGGGTCCGAACCAGATCCACCAGCTCATCACCCCGTTCACCTGGCGGCTCCCCTTCGAGCGGCAGTGGCGCGAGTCGGGGCAGCGCTGA